The sequence TAACAAGGCTGTTCTGGATTGGGTAGAAGAAATGGCAAGGCTCACAAAACCGGATAACATAGTATGGTTAGACGGGTCGGAAGAAGAGAAGCAGAAACTCATTAAGCAGGCCCTTGAAACGGGCGAACTACACGAACTAAATCAAGAAAAGCTTCCGGGCTGTTATTTACACAGGACCGCTGTAAGCGATGTAGCAAGGGTGGAACATAGAACGTTTATATGCACCAGAAATAAGGACGATGCAGGTCCAACCAACAACTGGATGGCTCCCGACGAGGCTTATTCAAAGCTGAGGAAATTATTTGACGGATCCATGAAGGGAAGGACGATGTATGTCATTCCATATATTATGGGCCCTGTGGGATCGCCTTTTAGCAAGGTGGGCGTAGAATTGACTGATAGTATCTATGTGGTCCTCAACATGAGGATTATGACGAGAATGGGCGATGTGGCTTGGCAGCAGCTAGGGGATTCGGATGAATTTGTAAAAGGGCTTCACTCCAAAGCGACATTGGACCCTGAAGAGAGGTATATTTGCCATTTCCCTGAAGACAATACTATATGGAGTGTAAATTCAGGTTATGGTGGAAATGTGCTCCTGGGTAAAAAATGCTTTGCATTAAGGATCGCAAGCTATATGGGCAGAAAGCAGGGCTGGATGGCTGAGCATATGCTCATACTGGGAGTGGAAGATCCTAAGGGAAATGTATCTTATGTGGCAGCGGCGTTCCCCAGCGCGTGCGGCAAGACAAATCTCGCAATGCTTGTGCCTCCTGAATATTATGCAAAGCAGGGATATAAGGTATGGACTGTTGGCGATGATATTGCATGGCTGAGGATTGGCGAAGATGGAAGGCTATGGGCAGTAAATCCTGAAGCAGGCTTTTTTGGAGTAGCGCCTGGAACCAGCTATAAGACCAATCCCAACGCTATGGAAACTATAAAGGCCAATACCATATTCACCAATGTTCTTCTAACCCCGGATAATACGGTTTGGTGGGAGGGCATGGGAGAACCGCCAGCCAGTGGTATTAATTGGAAAGGTGAGCCGTGGACGCCGGATAGCGGCGAAAAGGGAGCACACCCCAATGCTAGATTTACAGCACCTGCCAGTCAGTGCCCGTCGATTTCTCCAGAGTGGGAAAATCCCAAAGGAGTGCCCATTTCTGCGATAATCTTTGGTGGCAGAAGGGCGAAAGTAGCTCCCCTTGTTTATCAATCTTTTGATTGGAATCACGGCGTATATGTTGGGGCGACGATGGCATCAGAAACCACAGCAGCAGCTGCCGGCAAGGTAGGTGTGGTAAGACGTGACCCCATGGCTATGTTGCCTTTCTGCGGATACAACATGGCAGACTATTTTGCATACTGGCTTGAGATGGGCAAGAGGATACCCAATCCTCCCAAGATCTTCAATGTCAACTGGTTCAGAACGGATGATGAAGGCAATTTCCTCTGGCCGGGATTTGGCGAAAACATGAGGGTGCTGAAGTGGATAATAGACAGGTGCAATGGAAACGGTGAAGCGGTAGAAACGCCAATCGGCTATGTGCCAGCAAAAGGTGCCATAGATACCACGGGGTTGGATATCTCTGATGAGGTCATGGAGGAGCTATTGAGCGTTGATAAAGATGTATGGGCCGAGGAGATAAAAGATCAGGAGGAGTTCTTAAAACAGTTTGGTGACAGACTACCTGAGGAAATAATTGCCCAGAAAGAGGCATTGAAAAAGAGATTTGGATTATAAGCATTTGCATAAAAGGGTAACGCCAAAGTTACCCTTTTATTGCATTTAAAGGGCAGATCATTGGATTTATTGTGTAATTGCTTATTGTTAGAGGTGATTTAATGCAGCGCCTTGTTGGGAAGATAAGAAAAGCTATACAGGATTACAACATGATAGAAGAGGGCGATATAATAGCAGTTGGTGTGTCGGGAGGCAAGGACAGTATAACCCTTTTGTACGCTCTTTCCCTTTTACAGAAGTATTATCCTGTAAAGTTCAGGCTGATGGGGCTTACATTGACGATGGGTTATGAGGACATGGATTTTAGCAAAACCATGAATTTTTGCAAAGAGAATGGTATTGAATACCATATCAAAGAAACTCAGATAGCTAAAATCGTTTTTGATGTAAGAAAGGAGAAAAATCCCTGTTCGCTTTGTGCTAATTTGAGGAGGGGAGCTTTAAATAATTTTGCATTGGAGATGGGATGCAACAAAGTAGCGTTGGCCCACCACTATAATGATCTCATTGAGACTTTTTTGTTGAGCATTTTTTATGAAGGAAGGATAAATACATTTTTGCCCGTAACAAAGTTAGATAGAACGGGTTTAATTGTATTACGGCCTATGATATATGTAAAAGAGAGTGAGATAAAAGGGGTGGTCAGGCGATATGAGCTTCCCGTGGTACCCAATCAGTGTCCAGCTAATGGCAATACTAAAAGGCAGTATATAAAGGATCTTTTGAAGAGTTTATCAAAGGATATACCTGATCTGGAAAAACGTATATTTTCGGCATCTAAACATTTTTTTAATCTCATGAAAATTTGATTGGTCTGATTGAATAAATGGCATGATGGTGTTATTATAGTATTAATTATTTATTATTTGATTGATTGTTTACAAAAGGAACTTTCGAGAGGTGTAAATATGGATATAGATACAATTGATATGATTGAAGAAATCAAAAGGCTGAAAAGAGAGAAAAATGCAATTATCCTTGCCCATAATTATCAAGTTCCAGAGGTTCAGGATGTGGCAGACCTGGTAGGGGATTCTTTTGCTTTAAGCCAGGCGGCTGCCCGGACTGATAGCGACGTCATTGTTTTTTGCGGGGTTCATTTTATGGCCGAAAGCGCCAAAATATTATCGCCGGACAAAACTGTATTGTTGCCCGCCAGGGACGCCGGATGTCCCTTGGCTGACTTTGTATGGCCTGAAGCACTGGAGGCTAAAAAGAAGGAATATCCCAATGCTGCGGTGGTGTGTTATGTAAATTCGCCTGCATCTGTAAAAGCAATAAGCGACATATGCTGTACATCGTCAAATGCTGTTAAGATTGTAGAATCGCTGGACAGCGATGAGGTGCTTTTTGTACCAGATAAGAACCTGGGAACATATGTAGCCAACAAGGTTAAAGGTAAGAGAATTATTCCATGGGAAGGCTACTGCATAACCCATCACAGGATAAGCCTTGACGATGTTATAAAGGCCAGGGAGATGCACCCGGATGCAAAGATCCTGGTACATCCAGAAGTATCGCCTGAAATATGGCAATACGCTGATTTTATCGGAAGTACAGCTCAGATTATAGACTATGCCAGTAAGTCCGATAGCAAGGAATTTATCATAGGCACGGAGATGGGTATTTTACATAAATTGAAAAAGGATAATCCTGAAAAGACCTTTTACCTTCTTTCAAAAGGCCTTGTGTGCCCCAATATGAAGAAAACCAGACTGGAGGATGTATTAGATTCACTGAGAGAAATGCGATATGAAATCACCGTACCCGAGGATATAAGAGTGAGAGCGTTAAACGCCCTTGAAAAGATGCTAAATGTTAGATAATAGACGGGTGATTTGATGGAAAGGTATTTGATAAATTTTAATACAAAAGATGGTGATAACAGCAATTATGATGTTTTGATTATTGGCGGGGGTATAGGAGGTCTTTATACAGCGCTTTGCCTTCCTGAGAAGTTGCATGTAGCAGTGGTATGCAAGGGTTCTGTAGACGAAAGCAATTCGTATTTAGCTCAAGGGGGCATTGCTGCCAGCATAGGCGATGATGATAGAGAGCTTCATATAAAGGATACCATGGTTGCAGGGGCTTTTGAAAACGATGAAGATGCTGTTAGGGTGCTGGTGGAGGAATCACAGGGTGTTATTGAAGATTTGATAAACCTTGGAGTACCTTTTGATAGGGATGAAAACGGTAATTTATATAGGTCGCTGGAAGGAGGACATTCAATACCAAGGGTACTCCACGTCCATGGAGATGCTACGGGAAAAGGTATTATGGATACTCTCATAGAGGACGCCCGCCAGCGCAAAAACATAGATATATTTGAAAATTTGTTTGCGGTGGATATTTTAACGGGCAAAAACCGCTGCATAGGTGCTATATTGAGTAGTGGTGGACATATTAAGACCATTTGGTCTGATTTTGTGGTCATGGCTACGGGCGGGATAGGACAATTATACGCTAAAACCACCAATTCCAGGGTACTTACAGGCGATGGTATTGCCATGGCTATAAGAACGGGTGCTAAAATTGATGACATGGAGTATATACAGTTTCACCCCACGGCACTGTATTCGAAAAAAGAAGGAGAGAGATTATTTTTGATATCTGAAGCCGTGAGGGGTGAAGGGGGTATATTGAGAAATATCCATGGAGAAAGATTTATGGATAAATATGACGAAAGGATGGAGCTAGCGCCAAGGGACATTGTAGCGAGGGCCATATTTGATCAGATGAAAAAGACACAAAGCGATTTTGTGTACCTTGATGTTACCCATCTTAGCAGAGATTTTTTAAAGACACGATTTCCCACAATATACGAAACGTGCAGACATATGGGCGTAGATATGGCTGAAGATTACATTCCGGTTACACCCGTGGTTCATTACTTTATGGGCGGTATTAAGACGGATACCTGGGGGAGAACCAGCCTGGATAGGCTTTATGCGGTTGGCGAATGCGCCTGCACAGGAGTGCATGGAGCCAACAGGCTTGCCAGCAATTCTCTTTTAGAAGGATTGGTTTTTG comes from Caldanaerobius fijiensis DSM 17918 and encodes:
- a CDS encoding tRNA 2-thiocytidine biosynthesis TtcA family protein, giving the protein MQRLVGKIRKAIQDYNMIEEGDIIAVGVSGGKDSITLLYALSLLQKYYPVKFRLMGLTLTMGYEDMDFSKTMNFCKENGIEYHIKETQIAKIVFDVRKEKNPCSLCANLRRGALNNFALEMGCNKVALAHHYNDLIETFLLSIFYEGRINTFLPVTKLDRTGLIVLRPMIYVKESEIKGVVRRYELPVVPNQCPANGNTKRQYIKDLLKSLSKDIPDLEKRIFSASKHFFNLMKI
- the nadA gene encoding quinolinate synthase NadA → MDIDTIDMIEEIKRLKREKNAIILAHNYQVPEVQDVADLVGDSFALSQAAARTDSDVIVFCGVHFMAESAKILSPDKTVLLPARDAGCPLADFVWPEALEAKKKEYPNAAVVCYVNSPASVKAISDICCTSSNAVKIVESLDSDEVLFVPDKNLGTYVANKVKGKRIIPWEGYCITHHRISLDDVIKAREMHPDAKILVHPEVSPEIWQYADFIGSTAQIIDYASKSDSKEFIIGTEMGILHKLKKDNPEKTFYLLSKGLVCPNMKKTRLEDVLDSLREMRYEITVPEDIRVRALNALEKMLNVR
- a CDS encoding phosphoenolpyruvate carboxykinase (GTP) encodes the protein MITTNKAVLDWVEEMARLTKPDNIVWLDGSEEEKQKLIKQALETGELHELNQEKLPGCYLHRTAVSDVARVEHRTFICTRNKDDAGPTNNWMAPDEAYSKLRKLFDGSMKGRTMYVIPYIMGPVGSPFSKVGVELTDSIYVVLNMRIMTRMGDVAWQQLGDSDEFVKGLHSKATLDPEERYICHFPEDNTIWSVNSGYGGNVLLGKKCFALRIASYMGRKQGWMAEHMLILGVEDPKGNVSYVAAAFPSACGKTNLAMLVPPEYYAKQGYKVWTVGDDIAWLRIGEDGRLWAVNPEAGFFGVAPGTSYKTNPNAMETIKANTIFTNVLLTPDNTVWWEGMGEPPASGINWKGEPWTPDSGEKGAHPNARFTAPASQCPSISPEWENPKGVPISAIIFGGRRAKVAPLVYQSFDWNHGVYVGATMASETTAAAAGKVGVVRRDPMAMLPFCGYNMADYFAYWLEMGKRIPNPPKIFNVNWFRTDDEGNFLWPGFGENMRVLKWIIDRCNGNGEAVETPIGYVPAKGAIDTTGLDISDEVMEELLSVDKDVWAEEIKDQEEFLKQFGDRLPEEIIAQKEALKKRFGL
- the nadB gene encoding L-aspartate oxidase translates to MERYLINFNTKDGDNSNYDVLIIGGGIGGLYTALCLPEKLHVAVVCKGSVDESNSYLAQGGIAASIGDDDRELHIKDTMVAGAFENDEDAVRVLVEESQGVIEDLINLGVPFDRDENGNLYRSLEGGHSIPRVLHVHGDATGKGIMDTLIEDARQRKNIDIFENLFAVDILTGKNRCIGAILSSGGHIKTIWSDFVVMATGGIGQLYAKTTNSRVLTGDGIAMAIRTGAKIDDMEYIQFHPTALYSKKEGERLFLISEAVRGEGGILRNIHGERFMDKYDERMELAPRDIVARAIFDQMKKTQSDFVYLDVTHLSRDFLKTRFPTIYETCRHMGVDMAEDYIPVTPVVHYFMGGIKTDTWGRTSLDRLYAVGECACTGVHGANRLASNSLLEGLVFGKRIARDIAKHYETREVDEDDKGVQEIEFKAKRVYNTVDFDRLKNDLKEIMLLNVGIIRNEDDLKKALNFVKGNMELLDKTILDEVGKMETANMYLVASYIIEGALKNKKSAGSHYIQSKVL